In the genome of Dehalococcoidia bacterium, one region contains:
- a CDS encoding response regulator transcription factor — protein MRIAIVDGHCLVRAGIAALLREAGLEVVGEAAGGEEALAMALGARPDVILIEVSLPGAMSGVDITAALKKSEPGIRVVVLTASEAEDDLVAAITAGANGYLLKDLEPKTFIDCLLAVGRGEAVLPPRLTGPLLARLRALAAGQAEDARRALFTPREADVVARAAAGQTSRQIALALGLSESAVKFHLRKVMRRLELENRAQLVAWASRNSHLICAAAR, from the coding sequence GTGAGGATTGCCATCGTCGACGGCCACTGCCTTGTCCGCGCTGGCATCGCCGCTCTCTTGCGCGAAGCAGGCCTCGAGGTCGTAGGCGAGGCCGCCGGCGGCGAAGAGGCGCTGGCGATGGCCCTCGGGGCCAGGCCCGATGTCATCCTCATTGAGGTATCCCTTCCAGGCGCCATGAGCGGCGTGGACATTACGGCGGCCCTGAAGAAGAGCGAGCCGGGAATTCGCGTAGTCGTCCTCACGGCCTCCGAGGCGGAGGACGACCTGGTGGCCGCCATAACGGCAGGGGCCAACGGCTATCTTCTGAAAGACTTGGAGCCGAAGACCTTCATCGACTGCCTGCTCGCCGTCGGTCGCGGCGAGGCCGTGCTGCCCCCGCGCCTCACCGGCCCGCTGCTCGCCAGGCTCCGGGCGCTGGCCGCCGGCCAGGCCGAAGACGCGCGCAGGGCGCTCTTCACCCCGCGCGAAGCGGATGTCGTCGCCCGCGCCGCGGCCGGCCAGACCTCGAGGCAAATCGCCCTGGCGCTCGGCCTGAGCGAGAGCGCGGTCAAGTTCCACCTCCGCAAGGTGATGCGCCGCCTGGAGTTGGAGAATCGGGCCCAGCTCGTAGCCTGGGCCTCCCGTAACAGCCACCTGATCTGCGCCGCAGCCCGCTGA